Proteins encoded together in one Pseudomonas sp. Seg1 window:
- a CDS encoding enoyl-CoA hydratase-related protein, giving the protein MTEAILLERERGLLTLRLNRPDKKNALTRAMYNHLAEALKQADVDPEINAVLITGSSECFTAGNDIADFIQQPPSDLDSPVFHFMLNLLECRKPVIAAVAGAAVGIGTTMLLHCDLVYVSRDARLRMPFVNLGLCPEFASSLILPRLLGQAKAAELLLLGEGFSGEQAAQWGIATEALGSGEAALAKAREMALRFDELPPEAVRISKQLMKAPDRELIRTVIEEEGALFTQRLRSPEALAALTGFIKRH; this is encoded by the coding sequence ATGACCGAAGCCATTTTGCTGGAACGCGAACGCGGTTTGTTGACCTTGCGCCTCAACCGCCCGGACAAGAAAAACGCCCTGACCCGCGCCATGTACAACCACTTGGCCGAGGCGTTGAAGCAGGCAGACGTTGACCCTGAAATCAACGCCGTGCTGATCACTGGCAGCAGCGAATGCTTCACCGCCGGCAACGATATTGCCGATTTCATCCAGCAACCGCCGAGTGATCTCGACAGCCCGGTGTTCCACTTCATGCTCAATCTGCTCGAATGCCGCAAACCGGTGATCGCCGCCGTGGCTGGGGCGGCGGTGGGGATTGGTACGACAATGTTGCTGCATTGCGATCTGGTTTACGTCAGCCGCGATGCGCGCTTGCGCATGCCGTTCGTCAACCTCGGGTTGTGCCCGGAGTTCGCTTCCAGCCTGATCTTGCCGCGCTTGCTAGGGCAGGCCAAAGCGGCAGAGTTGTTGCTGCTCGGCGAAGGTTTCAGCGGCGAACAGGCCGCCCAGTGGGGCATCGCCACAGAGGCGTTGGGCAGCGGCGAAGCTGCATTGGCCAAGGCACGGGAGATGGCGTTGCGTTTTGATGAGCTGCCGCCGGAAGCTGTCCGCATCAGCAAGCAATTGATGAAAGCACCGGACCGTGAGTTGATCCGTACAGTGATCGAGGAGGAGGGCGCGTTGTTCACTCAGCGACTGCGTTCGCCGGAGGCATTGGCGGCGTTGACCGGGTTTATCAAACGGCATTGA